In Erythrobacter sp. KY5, the DNA window GCTTCGGCGTCGACCGCGCCGCGCGGCAAATTCTGGGCAGCCCTCTTGCCCGGATCGAGACGATGGGCAGCTATTCATGCCGCAATATCGCCGGTTCCAATCGCCGCTCCGCTCATGCGCGTGCCGAGGCGATCGACGTATCGGCTTTTGTTCTGGAAGACGGGCGGCGAATTTCGCTGATCGACGACTGGAACGGCGGGAGCCGGGCGGAACGCGAATTCCTGCGAACGGTTCATCGCAGTGCCTGCAAGCGATTTGGTACGGTTCTCGGCCCGGAATACAATCGCGCCCATGCCGATCACTTCCATCTGGAAGAGACCGGCCAAGGCCCGGGCACCGGCTTCTGCCGCTGATACGACGGCGGCCACGCCCCAGCCATCATCGAAACGCGAGACGGCCCCGGCATTCAAAGGAATACCGAGGCCGTCCGGGCACCGAGAGCGAGGTCAGGAATTGCTGCTCCGGGAGATTTGGTCAGGACCGATAAGCGGGCCATGCAGATTGCCGAGCAACGCTATAAGCCGGCTTCGCGCATGGGTTCGCACGGGGTCAGACTGTTACTTCGATCTGTGGCTCCAAATTGGCTTCTATCTTCAATCGGACAGCTTCGGCGGCATGGCGTGCGCCCAGCTTGTGCATCATGTTGGCCCGGTGAATCTCGACCGTGCGCGGGCTGATATCCAGTTCGCGTGCGATGACCTTGTTGCTGCTGCCTTCGGCCAGCCATTCGAGCACTTCGCGTTCGCGGGTCGACAAGGAGGCGATACGATCGCGCGCTTCGATCATGCGGCGTCGGGCTGCGCCGAAAATCTCGGCCTCTTTCTCTATCCTTGTAAGGCAACGCTCAAACCGGTCGGTTTCGATCGGCAGCGTCAGGTAGTCTAGCGCGCCAGCCTTTATGGCTTCGACGATGCGTCCGGGTCGCGGATCTGCGTCCATCGCGATGACCGGCAGCCAGATGCCGAGCCTGCTTAATCGTTCGAGTATGATGCCCACGCCTCCCTCGTCGGCCTGGTCGCGGGCGATGATGATACCATCGCGCGGAGGGTGAGCGGAAAGTTCCGACAGGTCGCCATACACTTCTGCATGGTGGCCCAATTGGAACCCGACGCGGGCCAGTTCAGCGCGGTGCCGACTGTTCGCGTCAATGAAGTGGAGTGAGGCTTTGCGTGACATGTGGAGTGTGGTGCGCGCCCACGCTCCAAAATTCACCTCGGACCTAACCCATTGTGGAGGTAAGATTGCTTAGTTAACCCTCCAAACGCGCGCACACCCTCGCAATATTACCTCCGAAACCGAGCATACATCGGCGCTCGCATCGGGGTAAATCACGATTTAGCCGCGTCCGCCTCACTTCGATTCGAACGTATAGCCCGGCAAGGAATGGAATGCGGCCCGCAAGGCGTCGCCCCAGTTCGCTGAAATCTCGGCAAAATACGGGTCGTCGTGCATCACGCGGTGTTCGTGCGTGGGCGCAAAGTCGTCCTTGCCGATCACAAGCAGGTCGAGCGGCAGCCCGACCGACAGGTTTGCCTTGAGCGTGGAATCGAACGAGACCATCAACAGCTTGACCGCTTCCTCAAAACTCATGTCGCGGTCATAGCCGCGAATGATGATGGGCCTGCCGTATTTCGTCTCTCCGATCTGGAAGAACGGTGTGTCCAGGCTGGCCTCGATGAAGTTGCCTTCCGGGTAGATCATGAACAGGCGCGGCTCCATCCCGGCAATCTGGCCAGCCAGAATGATCGACGCTGTAAATCGTCCCTTGCCGCGATCGCCATTGGCATCTTGGCGTTCTTCGATCGTGTTGCGCAAAAGGCGCCCGATTTGGGTGGCGACGTTGAACATCGTCTTGCCTTTGATAAGCGTGTTGTCGCGTTCATCGGGGGCCTTGGTGCGCTCTTCCAGCTGGCTGACCACTGCCTGCGTGGTCGCAAGATTGCCCGCCGTCATGACGGCGATCATGCGCTCGCCCGGAACCTGCCACTGGAACATCTTGCGAAACACCGAGATATTGTCGACGCCGGAATTGGTGCGGGTGTCGCTCATCAGGACGAGGCCCTTATCGAGCACCATGCCAACGCAGTAAGTCATCTTAGATCTCCAAGAGGATTTGGAGCGCGGATTACGTCAATCCGCGCCTCGCAGGAAGCGGTAGAATTACTGCTGACCCTGCTCTTGCTGTTGCTCGACCGAGACGTCGACCTGCAGAATATGTTCGGTTGTGCCGAAACTGATCCCGGTGACGGGCGACGCATCGCGGTAATCGCGCCCGGTGGCGACGCGGACATAACGCGGGTCCGGGCTGATACCGTTCGAAACGTCGAAACCGACCCAGCCAAGTCCGTCAATATGCGCCTCGGCCCAGGCATGGGTGGCTTCCTGTTCGATCCGGTCGTTCATCATCAGGTAGCCCGAGACATAACGCGCCGGGATGTCGGCTGCGCGCGCAGCCCCGATAAAGATATGGGCGTGATCCTGGCACACCCCGTTGCCGGCAGCGACCGCCTCTTCCGCTGTGGTCGACACGCCGGTCATGCCGGTCTGATAGGTAACGTCATCGCGAATGCGGGCAGACAGGGCATGGAGGAAATCCAGCTTTGCGCCTTCTTCGGGCCCATCCAGATCGCGAAGCATGGCGCTCATCCGCGCACCGGGCCTCGTAAGCTTCGTCTGGCCGAGGAAGCTCCACAGCGGCAGATGCCCCGCATGTTGACCGATCACGCCAGCATTGTCCTGAGTTTCGACTTCGCCGGTGCAGGTGACAGTTACCTCGCTCGCGCCGGGTTCAACGGCGATCAGGGTGACGGTGTTGAAATTCTGGTCGTCATATTCGAGTTCGCGATGGGCGTTCTCATACCGCATTTCCCAGTTGAGGATCGACTGGCCCTGAGTTTCCTTGGGCGTGAGCCGCAGGCGCTGAAGCGCATGGACCACAGGATCGCTGAACGAATAGTGCGTCGTGTGCCGGATAGAGAGCTTCATGCCAGGAACCTGTAATCGTCTGCAATCGCCTGACCGACAGCGGAATTGCGCGTCATGAACTGCGTCAGGAATTCATGCAGGCCCATTTCGAATATCTCATCAACTGTCATGTGAGCGATGAAACTTTCCGATTCCTGCATCAGGCGGTTGGCCTCGCTCGGTTGTCCGTGAATGCGTTCAAGCTCGTCGAGATTGGTTCGCAGCGCGCTGCGACAGAAGGCGAGGCTGCGCGGGAAACGATCGTCGAGCACCAGGAATTCGACGATCCCGCGCGCATCGATATTGCCCGCGTTGAGCCAGCTATACGCGCTGGCCCCGGCGACCGATCGCAGCACCTGATCCCATTGCCCGCTATCGAGGCTGGAGCCGACATAGGATAGCGAAGGCAGAAGCAGATAGTACTTCATGTCGAGGATACGCGTGGTGCTTTCCGCACGTTCGAGGAACGTCCCTGCGCGCGCGAAGTGATAGCCTTCACTGCGCAGCATCGACCCGTCCATCGCCCCGTGGACCTGCATGCCCGTGCGCCTCAGCCTCGCAAGCACCTCGCCCAGCGCCGACTGACTGACGGGGCGCGACAATTGCTTGTCGAGCTTCATCCAGTTTTCGTTGACCGCCTCCCACGCCTGTGTCGACAGGTTGGTCCTCGCGGTCCGGGCGTTATTGCGCACCGCACTGAACATCTCTCGCACATTGGCAGGGTTCGCCTTGTCGCGAAGGACGAAGTTCCACACTGAGACACCGTCATAGCCATCATAGTTGGCTTCGTATTGCTGTTTGAGCCCCAGTGTCGCGATTACTGAACGCCATTCTTCTTCGGCGCGTTCCAAATCGCGGGTCAGCGCCATGCGAAGCGCCGCATCTAGCAGACGCGATGTGTTCTCCGCCCGCTCAAGATAGCGGAACATCCAGAACAGGCCGTTGGCTGTGCGTCCTAACATCAGTCTTTCAAAACCCACGTATCCTTGGTGCCGCCACCTTGCGAGGAATTGACCACAAGCGACCCCTTCTTGAGCGCAACGCGTGTCAGGCCGCCGGGCGTGATCTCGATCCCGTTGGGAGAGACCAGCACATAGGGGCGCAGGTCCACGTGACGCGGCGCAAGGCCGGCTTTCGTGTAGATCGGACAGGTCGAAAGCGAGAGCGTGGGCTGCGCGATATAGTTTTCTGGATCGGCCTTGAGCTTGGCGCGGAACTCCTTGATTTCCTTCCTGCTAGCGGTCGGGCCGATCAGCATTCCGTAACCGCCCGAACCGTGCACCTCCTTGACCACAAGCTCATCCAGATTGTCGAGTACGTAGCCAAGGCTGTCCTTGTCCGCGCACCGCCATGTCTGGACGTTGGGCAGCAGCGGCTTCTCGCCGGTGTAGAATTCGACGATCTCGGGCATGAGGGAATAGATCGCCTTGTCATCGGAAACGCCCGTTCCCGGCGCATTGGCAATCGTGATCCCGCCTGAGCGGTAAACATCCATGATGCCCGGCACGCCAAGCACGCTGTCCGGTTCGAATGTCAGCGGATCGAGATAATCGTCATCGACCCGGCGGTAGAGAACGTCGACCGGTTGGAAGCCGCGCGTGCAGCGCATCTGGACCCTGCCATCAACGACGCGAAGGTCGCTGCCTTCCACCAGCTCGGCACCCATCTGGTCGGCGAGGAAGGCGTGTTCGAAATAGGCGGAGTTGTAGATACCCGGTGTCAGGACCGCGACGGTCGGCTTGTCGCCGCTGCTGCCGTCAAACTTGGGTGGAGCGCAAGCGGCGAGGCTGCGCGCGAGGCGGCGCGGATAATTGGAAACAGGCTCAACCGAGACCTGACTGAACAGGTCGGGGAACATGTTCATCATCGTCTCGCGATTTTCGAGCATATAGGAAACGCCCGAAGGCGTCCTTGCGTTATCCTCGAGGACGTAGAATTCATCCGGTCCTGTACGCACAAGGTCGATGCCGACGATGTGAGTGTAAATGCCGCCCGGCGGCGTCATGCCAACCATGTTCGGCAGCCACGCTTCGTTGTTGCGCAGCAATCGTTCAGGCAGGCGTCCTGCGCGCACGATCTCTTGCCGGTGATAAAGGTCGTAGAGAAACGCGTTGAGCGCGCTGACGCGTTGTTCAATCCCGCGGGTCAGCTTTCTCCATTCGGCCGCAGTGATGATGCGCGGAACCATGTCGAAGGGGATGAGACGCTCTTCGGCTTCATCCTCTCCATAGACGTTGAAAGTGATGCCAGTGCGGCGAAAGCTTTCGTCGGCTTCGGCATTCTTGCGTTTGAGGAGCGCGGGTTCCTGTTTCTCATACCAGCCGCAATAGGCATCGTAAGCGGGGCGAATGTCGCCGCCGGCCGAATGCATTTCATCGAATTTTTCCGGACTGCCCGGCTGATCCCCTGCCATAAACTTGCGCGCTTGCTCCCATCAGGCCGTGCTGCACTCAATCAACACAGTCTACTGGAAGACGTTCCAATTAAAAGGGGCGCGATTGCGGGAGAGCCGCCCTCTGGCTCAGCGGTCGAGCTGTTCGAGGACCGTCAGGATCGATTCCGGCGCATAGGTAAAGCCATTGTGCGTGCAGCGCAGCGCGATGGCGCGGTCGCGCTGTCCCGGAAGGCCCGCTGCGCTGCGGGGCGCGATTGCACCGTCGAGCGGGCTCCACAAGGCGATGGTTTCGACCGGAGGCTTTTCGCCGAGATCCGCCTCGATTGGCGGCTGGTCGACGCGGTGGCCTGCGATGGCCTGATAGACGCGCCAGACATTGTTCGCACGCGGACTGCCCGAAAAGGGAGAACCCATCGTGATAACCTTGTCGATGCAGATCGGATGTCGCTTTGCCAGTTCGCGAGCATAAAGCCCGCCGAGGCTCCACCCTACCAGCGACACGGACGTCTCATACCGTTCACACACTTCGAACAGGCGGTCTTCGAGCCGATCCATCTGCTCCTGAGCAACGCCCCAATTGCGACCGAGGCCCCAGTTCTTGACCTTGTGCCCTGCCCGCTCGATGTTTTTCGCCATGTAGCGCATCCGGTGCGGGCCGGTCGCAAAGCCGGGTAGCAGGATGATGATCTGCCGGTTTTCAGCCTTCGGAATGTCGATGCGGCGCGTAAGCCGGCGCAGCGGCTCAGCCAGATAGCTCAACTCGCCAGCCAGCTTGGCCAGCGTGGGTTTGCCCGTTTCCTGATCCGGGTACACTTCGCGCGCCAGAGCAATCCGGCGCGCAAACTCACCCTCGCCAAAGCGGGCGCGGGGGGTGTGCAGTAAGGATGCGCGATGTTCCATAAGAGAAACAGGAATAGCCCATGGCAGTGAATACGAGGTGAAGGTTCGGTTCAACTAATCCATCACCTCGCACTTTGTGCCACGAAATCGCAACTTTTCACATAGCTGTAACAAAAGAAGGCGGCGAAGGCATTTCACCCTCGCCGCCATCCTTTTGCATCGCTTGCCTTGGTCAGACCTTACTCTGCCGGACACTCCCCGATCAGCTTGCCCTTGCTCGATGCGCTGATCGTCATGGTGCCCATTTCAGGGCTCTCGATCGCGACGGTCATGTCCATATCGTAGGAGTCTTCGGAATAGGTGCCGGTGTTGGTAATCTTGGCCGTGCCGGAAGACGGGTCCTGGCACGTCATTTCCATGTTCATCGTGCCGCCGCCGAATTCGAACGCGTTGTATTCACAATCCGCATTCTCATTGCCCGAGAACATTTCGGCAGCCGGCTTTTCGGCCTCTTCAGGTGTGACGCAGTTCTTGCTGGTGTTGACCTGCCCCTTCATGCCTTCGAGCATTCCGGTCATCATGCCGCGCGCTTCTTCGGGGATCTTGGTTTCATCGAAGGTGATGTCGACGAACTCGACCGTATTTTCCCACTCGCCCGGCGAGATGGACACGTCACCCATCGCTGCCTGAACTTCCTTCTGGGTAATCGTGCCGTCACCGTCAGCATCGGCGTCAGTCGCCCCGCCGCAAGCGGTAAGCATAAACACCGCGCTTGCGGCCAGAATCGCATTCTTCATTTCGTATTCCTCGTTAGATTGTCTCAGAAATTCTCAACGGCATTCGCCGATACGCTCATGTTGCGAGCGCAGCTTGATCGTCGCATCGCCCATGCCGAAATCGCCGTTCATGGTCATCGTCATGTCGGACGAGGTCGCGCCGCCTGTCCCGGTCATTTCCATCCGCATGTTCTGCCCGTCGACCCTGCATTGGATCACCGCGTCGATTTTCCCGCCCGAATAATCGAAACGTTCGTAAGTGCAGTCCTCGGCGTCTCGGGTCGAACGGTCGGTGATCGCGCGATAGCCCTCGGCAATCTCGGCCTCGGTCAGGCAGTAGGTGACCGAATTCGACATCATCTGGCTCATCATGTCCGCCACCTGCGGCGGGGCGCCGGGCATGTCGATCGAAATGAATGTTGTCGTGGCGCGGTACTGACCCGCTGTTGGACGACCGCCCGCATCGATCTGGGCGTTTGTCGTGGTGCTACCGACTATTAAAGCAGCGCCAAGTGCGCCGCCGATCAACCATGCTTTCACGAAGCATCTCCCTCACTTTTTGAACGATTCGGCGCGACCTTTTGCTTTGGCTCGGCATGCTAGGGGCGACACAGGCACTTCACAACCGCGCTGCCTGCACACATATCTTGTTCCATGTCTGATCTCATCATCCGCCGCGGTCTCGAAGAACCTGAAACTGGAGAGGAATTCACCCCTCACCGCCCCAACCGCCCGGAAAAATCGATGCCGGGCAAGAAGTTCAAGCTGGTCTCGGATTACGAACCGGCGGGCGATCAGCCGACCGCGATAAAGGAGCTGGTCGAAGGCGCGCTTGCCGGTGATCAGACGCAGACGCTGCTGGGTGTGACGGGTTCGGGTAAGACCTTCACCATGGCCAAGGTGATCGAGACGCTTCAGCGCCCCGCCCTGATCCTCGCGCCCAACAAGATCCTCGCCGCGCAGCTTTACGGAGAGATGAAAAGCTTCTTTCCTGAAAACGCAGTCGAGTATTTCGTCAGCTATTACGATTACTACCAGCCCGAAGCCTACGTCCCGCGCTCCGACACCTACATCGAAAAAGAGTCGAGCGTGAACGAGGCGATCGACCGGATGCGTCACTCGGCCACTCGCGCGTTGCTGGAGCGGGACGACGTGATCATAGTTGCCTCGGTTTCGTGCCTTTACGGTATCGGTTCGGTTGAAACCTATTCGGCGATGGTCTTCGACATCAAGAAGGACGAAACCGTCGACCAGCGCGAGCTGATCCGCAAACTCGTCGCCTTGCAGTACAAGCGCAACGACGCCGCCTTCACGCGCGGATGTTTCCGGGTGCGCGGCGACAACCTCGAACTGTTTCCCAGCCACTACGAAGACATGGCATGGCGTATCAGCTTCTTCGGTGATGAGATTGAAGAGATTGCAGAATTCGACCCGCTGACCGGCAAGACCGGTGCGAAGCTCGATAAGGTGCGCGTTTACGCCAATTCGCACTATGTGACGCCCGGCCCGACGATGAAACAGGCGACGCAGGCGATCAAGTTCGAGCTGGAGCATCGCCTGAAGGAGCTTGAGGAAGAGGGCAAGCTGTTGGAGCACCAGCGGCTTGAACAGCGCACGCATTTCGACCTTGAAATGATCGCCGCGACCGGCAGCTGCAACGGGATCGAGAACTATTCGCGCTTCCTCACCGGACGCCTTCCGGGTGAGCCACCGCCGACCCTGTTCGAATACCTTCCCGAAAACGCGCTGCTGTTTGTCGATGAAAGCCACCAGACCGTGCCGCAGATCGGCGCGATGGCGCGCGGGGACCACCGCCGCAAGATCACGCTTGCCGAATATGGCTTTCGCCTGCCGTCCTGCATCGACAACCGTCCCTTACGCTTCAACGAATGGGACGCGATGCGACCGCAGACCTTTGCGGTATCGGCCACACCCGGCCCGTGGGAGATCGAGCAGACCGGCGGCGTCTTTGCCGAACAGGTCATCCGCCCCACCGGCCTGATCGACCCGCCGGTCGAAATCAGACCTGTAGAGGATCAGGTTCAGGACTGCATTCAGGAATGCCTCGCCACCGCCAGGAAAGGCTACCGGACGCTGGTCACCACGCTGACAAAGCGCATGGCGGAAGACCTCACCGAATTCATGCACGAAGCGGGCGTCAAGGTCCGTTACATGCACTCCGACGTAGAGACGCTGGAGCGCATCGAGCTGATCCGCGACTTGCGCATGGGCGTGTACGATGTGCTGATCGGGATCAACCTGTTGCGCGAGGGGCTCGACATTCCCGAATGCGGGCTGGTCTGCATCCTCGATGCCGACAAGGAAGGGTTTCTGCGCTCGGAGACCAGCCTCGTCCAGACGATTGGCCGCGCCGCGCGCAACGTCGATGGCCGCGTCATCCTCTATGCCGACCGCATCACCGGATCGATGGAGCGCGCAATGGCCGAAACCGACCGTCGCCGCGAAAAGCAACGGGCGTATAACGAAGAGCACGGCATCACGCCCCAGACGATCAAGCGCGACATTGCGGACATCGTCGCTCACACCGCTTCGCAGGACGGCGTCACGGTCGATACCGGCGATGACGAGGTCAACAACCTGGTCGGGCACAATTTGCGCAGCTACATCGAAGACCTCGAAAAGCGCATGCGCGATGCCGCCGCGAACCTCGAATTCGAAGAAGCCGGACGCCTGCGCGACGAAATCCGCCGGCTCGAGAACGACGAACTTGGCCTGCCCGACGATCAGAAGAAAGCGCCGCGCGTGGGCCGCTCCAATGAAGGCAAGCCGGGGACGCGCAAAACGCGGTATGGCAAGACGCGATACAAGAGGATGGGCGGGAAGCCTTAAGACTCGGACTTTGACTAACTAATCTAATTTTGCTATTAAGGCTGACATGAGCCAGTCATACATGCAAATCCCGATTGATTTTGACGTCTTTCAAGGCCTTACCGCCCGACTCGAAGGGGGGCATGAGGATTACAACGAAGTCATTAGGCGATTGCTTGGTTTGCCTGCGAGTCAAAGCGCCCTCCTGCCAGGCGAAGTAGACATGCCCGGCCTGCCTGCACCAACAAATGCGCTCGCTCCGCGGGATGGAGGCGTTTGGTACTCCAACGTATTTTTCCCAAATGGCACTCACCTCCGCGCAACGTACAAAGGGAAAACCTACCGAGGCTGGATTACTAATTCTCAATGGTTAGATGAATTCGGAAAAGTTAGGACAAGCCCATCAGACGCGGCGAGCGCAATTTCTGAGACTAATGTGAACGGATGGCGCTTTTGGTTTGTGAGACGTCCGCAGGATGAGGATTGGCAGCGGATGGACACTCTTAAGTCGTGAGCGCATTTGAAATCATCAGCTTGATAATAGCAATCGTTCTCCTCGCTGGA includes these proteins:
- a CDS encoding DUF3617 domain-containing protein — translated: MKNAILAASAVFMLTACGGATDADADGDGTITQKEVQAAMGDVSISPGEWENTVEFVDITFDETKIPEEARGMMTGMLEGMKGQVNTSKNCVTPEEAEKPAAEMFSGNENADCEYNAFEFGGGTMNMEMTCQDPSSGTAKITNTGTYSEDSYDMDMTVAIESPEMGTMTISASSKGKLIGECPAE
- a CDS encoding triacylglycerol lipase, producing MEHRASLLHTPRARFGEGEFARRIALAREVYPDQETGKPTLAKLAGELSYLAEPLRRLTRRIDIPKAENRQIIILLPGFATGPHRMRYMAKNIERAGHKVKNWGLGRNWGVAQEQMDRLEDRLFEVCERYETSVSLVGWSLGGLYARELAKRHPICIDKVITMGSPFSGSPRANNVWRVYQAIAGHRVDQPPIEADLGEKPPVETIALWSPLDGAIAPRSAAGLPGQRDRAIALRCTHNGFTYAPESILTVLEQLDR
- a CDS encoding response regulator transcription factor encodes the protein MSRKASLHFIDANSRHRAELARVGFQLGHHAEVYGDLSELSAHPPRDGIIIARDQADEGGVGIILERLSRLGIWLPVIAMDADPRPGRIVEAIKAGALDYLTLPIETDRFERCLTRIEKEAEIFGAARRRMIEARDRIASLSTREREVLEWLAEGSSNKVIARELDISPRTVEIHRANMMHKLGARHAAEAVRLKIEANLEPQIEVTV
- a CDS encoding proteasome-type protease, with translation MTYCVGMVLDKGLVLMSDTRTNSGVDNISVFRKMFQWQVPGERMIAVMTAGNLATTQAVVSQLEERTKAPDERDNTLIKGKTMFNVATQIGRLLRNTIEERQDANGDRGKGRFTASIILAGQIAGMEPRLFMIYPEGNFIEASLDTPFFQIGETKYGRPIIIRGYDRDMSFEEAVKLLMVSFDSTLKANLSVGLPLDLLVIGKDDFAPTHEHRVMHDDPYFAEISANWGDALRAAFHSLPGYTFESK
- the uvrB gene encoding excinuclease ABC subunit UvrB; translated protein: MSDLIIRRGLEEPETGEEFTPHRPNRPEKSMPGKKFKLVSDYEPAGDQPTAIKELVEGALAGDQTQTLLGVTGSGKTFTMAKVIETLQRPALILAPNKILAAQLYGEMKSFFPENAVEYFVSYYDYYQPEAYVPRSDTYIEKESSVNEAIDRMRHSATRALLERDDVIIVASVSCLYGIGSVETYSAMVFDIKKDETVDQRELIRKLVALQYKRNDAAFTRGCFRVRGDNLELFPSHYEDMAWRISFFGDEIEEIAEFDPLTGKTGAKLDKVRVYANSHYVTPGPTMKQATQAIKFELEHRLKELEEEGKLLEHQRLEQRTHFDLEMIAATGSCNGIENYSRFLTGRLPGEPPPTLFEYLPENALLFVDESHQTVPQIGAMARGDHRRKITLAEYGFRLPSCIDNRPLRFNEWDAMRPQTFAVSATPGPWEIEQTGGVFAEQVIRPTGLIDPPVEIRPVEDQVQDCIQECLATARKGYRTLVTTLTKRMAEDLTEFMHEAGVKVRYMHSDVETLERIELIRDLRMGVYDVLIGINLLREGLDIPECGLVCILDADKEGFLRSETSLVQTIGRAARNVDGRVILYADRITGSMERAMAETDRRREKQRAYNEEHGITPQTIKRDIADIVAHTASQDGVTVDTGDDEVNNLVGHNLRSYIEDLEKRMRDAAANLEFEEAGRLRDEIRRLENDELGLPDDQKKAPRVGRSNEGKPGTRKTRYGKTRYKRMGGKP
- a CDS encoding alpha-E domain-containing protein produces the protein MLGRTANGLFWMFRYLERAENTSRLLDAALRMALTRDLERAEEEWRSVIATLGLKQQYEANYDGYDGVSVWNFVLRDKANPANVREMFSAVRNNARTARTNLSTQAWEAVNENWMKLDKQLSRPVSQSALGEVLARLRRTGMQVHGAMDGSMLRSEGYHFARAGTFLERAESTTRILDMKYYLLLPSLSYVGSSLDSGQWDQVLRSVAGASAYSWLNAGNIDARGIVEFLVLDDRFPRSLAFCRSALRTNLDELERIHGQPSEANRLMQESESFIAHMTVDEIFEMGLHEFLTQFMTRNSAVGQAIADDYRFLA
- a CDS encoding DUF3617 domain-containing protein — encoded protein: MKAWLIGGALGAALIVGSTTTNAQIDAGGRPTAGQYRATTTFISIDMPGAPPQVADMMSQMMSNSVTYCLTEAEIAEGYRAITDRSTRDAEDCTYERFDYSGGKIDAVIQCRVDGQNMRMEMTGTGGATSSDMTMTMNGDFGMGDATIKLRSQHERIGECR
- a CDS encoding transglutaminase family protein, which encodes MKLSIRHTTHYSFSDPVVHALQRLRLTPKETQGQSILNWEMRYENAHRELEYDDQNFNTVTLIAVEPGASEVTVTCTGEVETQDNAGVIGQHAGHLPLWSFLGQTKLTRPGARMSAMLRDLDGPEEGAKLDFLHALSARIRDDVTYQTGMTGVSTTAEEAVAAGNGVCQDHAHIFIGAARAADIPARYVSGYLMMNDRIEQEATHAWAEAHIDGLGWVGFDVSNGISPDPRYVRVATGRDYRDASPVTGISFGTTEHILQVDVSVEQQQEQGQQ
- a CDS encoding circularly permuted type 2 ATP-grasp protein, whose translation is MAGDQPGSPEKFDEMHSAGGDIRPAYDAYCGWYEKQEPALLKRKNAEADESFRRTGITFNVYGEDEAEERLIPFDMVPRIITAAEWRKLTRGIEQRVSALNAFLYDLYHRQEIVRAGRLPERLLRNNEAWLPNMVGMTPPGGIYTHIVGIDLVRTGPDEFYVLEDNARTPSGVSYMLENRETMMNMFPDLFSQVSVEPVSNYPRRLARSLAACAPPKFDGSSGDKPTVAVLTPGIYNSAYFEHAFLADQMGAELVEGSDLRVVDGRVQMRCTRGFQPVDVLYRRVDDDYLDPLTFEPDSVLGVPGIMDVYRSGGITIANAPGTGVSDDKAIYSLMPEIVEFYTGEKPLLPNVQTWRCADKDSLGYVLDNLDELVVKEVHGSGGYGMLIGPTASRKEIKEFRAKLKADPENYIAQPTLSLSTCPIYTKAGLAPRHVDLRPYVLVSPNGIEITPGGLTRVALKKGSLVVNSSQGGGTKDTWVLKD